A portion of the Salvia splendens isolate huo1 unplaced genomic scaffold, SspV2 ctg899, whole genome shotgun sequence genome contains these proteins:
- the LOC121791752 gene encoding anthranilate synthase alpha subunit 2, chloroplastic-like isoform X2 has translation METLGFRCTNPLLAPRRTAAGPLAASFRTSFAVKCGISLPSLVDHSVKFKEAAKDGNLIPLYRPIFSDHLTPVLAYRCLVKEDERDAPSFLFESVEPGLKASSVVRRYSVIGAQPTMEIVAKENMVTIVDHFKGERTEKFLEDPMVVPRMYMEKWIPQRIDELPEAFCGGWVGYFSYDTVRYVEKKKLPFAKAPMDDRNLPDVHLGLYDDVIVFDHVEKKAYVIHWVRLEQYKNVEEAYHGGMNRLEALVSRVHDIQTPRLAAGSIKLHTSLFGPSLSKSTMTSEEYQNAVIKAKEHILAGDIFQIVLSQRFERRTFADPFEVYRALRIVNPSPYMTYLQARGCILVASSPEILTRVKKGVVTNRPLAGTIRRGKTLQEDYMLQNQLLHDEKQCAEHIMLVDLGRNDVGKVSKPGSVKVEKLMNIERYSHVMHISSTVTGELLPNLTSWDALRAALPVGTVSGAPKVKAMELIDELEVTRRGPYSGGIGGISFSGDMDIALALRTIVFPTNMRYDTMYSYKDSEKRRDWVAHLQAGAGIVADSDPADEQRECENKAAALVRAIDLAESSFIEK, from the exons ATGGAAACCCTAGGTTTTCGTTGTACCAATCCGCTTCTAGCTCCTCGCCGCACCGCCGCCGGACCTTTAGCAGCCTCCTTCAGGACTAGTTTTGCCGTTAAATGCGGCATTTCACTACCATCGTTGG TGGACCACTCTGTTAAGTTCAAGGAAGCAGCAAAGGATGGGAATTTGATCCCTCTATACAGACCTATATTTTCTGATCACTTGACTCCAGTGCTTGCATATCGGTGCTTGGTGAAGGAGGATGAGAGAGATGCCCCCAGTTTTCTTTTTGAGTCCGTTGAGCCAGGTTTAAAAGCTTCTAGTGTTGTAA GGCGCTATAGTGTTATTGGAGCTCAACCAACAATGGAAATTGTGGCGAAGGAGAACATGGTGACCATAGTCGATCACTTTAAGGGAGAGAGGACAGAGAAGTTTTTGGAGGATCCCATGGTTGTTCCTCGCATGTATATGGAGAAGTGGATACCACAGCGAATCGATGAGCTCCCTGAAGCATTTTGCG GTGGTTGGGTTGGTTATTTTTCATACGACACGGTTCGTTATGTAGAAAAGAAAAAGCTTCCTTTCGCAAAAGCTCCTATGGATGACAGAAACCTTCCTGATGTTCACCTTGGCCTTTATGATGATGTAATTGTGTTTGATCATGTGGAAAAG AAAGCATATGTGATACACTGGGTCAGGTTGGAACAGTATAAAAACGTTGAGGAGGCCTATCATGGTGGAATGAATAGATTAGAAGCTTTAGTTTCAAGAGTGCATGATATACAAAC TCCTAGACTTGCTGCAGGTTCAATAAAATTACACACTAGCCTTTTTGGTCCCTCTTTGAGCAAGTCCACCATGACAAGTGAAGAATACCAAAATGCAGTAATAAAAGCTAAGGAGCATATCCTAGCAGGGGATATCTTCCAGATTGTCCTCAGCCAGCGATTTGAACGTCGAACTTTTGCAGATCCTTTTGAAGTGTATAGAGCATTAAGAATTGTCAATCCAAGTCCATACATGACATACTTACAA GCAAGAGGCTGTATCCTTGTTGCTTCAAGTCCTGAAATTCTTACTCGAGTTAAGAAG GGTGTAGTTACTAACCGACCTCTAGCTGGAACTATACGGAGAGGTAAGACATTACAGGAAGATTATATGCTGCAAAATCAGCTTTTGCATGACGAAAAACAGTGTGCAGAACACATTATGCTTGTTGACTTGGGAAGGAATGATGTTGGAAAG GTGTCAAAACCGGGCTCTGTCAAGGTTGAAAAACTGATGAACATTGAACGCTATTCCCATGTCATGCACATCAGTTCAACT GTTACTGGTGAGCTTCTACCTAATTTGACCAGTTGGGATGCTCTCCGTGCAGCATTGCCTGTTGGAACTGTCAGTGGAGCTCCTAAG GTGAAAGCTATGGAATTGATTGACGAACTAGAGGTGACGAGACGGGGGCCTTACAGTGGTGGTATAGGTGGCATTTCGTTCTCCGGAGATATGGATATTGCCTTAGCTTTGAGAACCATCGTGTTCCCAACCAACATGAGGTACGACACTATGTACTCGTACAAGGACAGCGAGAAGCGCCGCGATTGGGTCGCCCATCTCCAAGCGGGGGCTGGTATCGTTGCCGACAGTGATCCTGCTGATGAGCAGAGGGAGTGCGAAAACAAGGCCGCTGCTCTTGTTCGTGCCATCGATCTTGCAGAGTCATCATTCATCGAAAAGTAA
- the LOC121791752 gene encoding anthranilate synthase alpha subunit 2, chloroplastic-like isoform X1 gives MREMPPVFFLSPLSQGRYSVIGAQPTMEIVAKENMVTIVDHFKGERTEKFLEDPMVVPRMYMEKWIPQRIDELPEAFCGGWVGYFSYDTVRYVEKKKLPFAKAPMDDRNLPDVHLGLYDDVIVFDHVEKKAYVIHWVRLEQYKNVEEAYHGGMNRLEALVSRVHDIQTPRLAAGSIKLHTSLFGPSLSKSTMTSEEYQNAVIKAKEHILAGDIFQIVLSQRFERRTFADPFEVYRALRIVNPSPYMTYLQARGCILVASSPEILTRVKKGVVTNRPLAGTIRRGKTLQEDYMLQNQLLHDEKQCAEHIMLVDLGRNDVGKVSKPGSVKVEKLMNIERYSHVMHISSTVTGELLPNLTSWDALRAALPVGTVSGAPKVKAMELIDELEVTRRGPYSGGIGGISFSGDMDIALALRTIVFPTNMRYDTMYSYKDSEKRRDWVAHLQAGAGIVADSDPADEQRECENKAAALVRAIDLAESSFIEK, from the exons ATGAGAGAGATGCCCCCAGTTTTCTTTTTGAGTCCGTTGAGCCAGG GGCGCTATAGTGTTATTGGAGCTCAACCAACAATGGAAATTGTGGCGAAGGAGAACATGGTGACCATAGTCGATCACTTTAAGGGAGAGAGGACAGAGAAGTTTTTGGAGGATCCCATGGTTGTTCCTCGCATGTATATGGAGAAGTGGATACCACAGCGAATCGATGAGCTCCCTGAAGCATTTTGCG GTGGTTGGGTTGGTTATTTTTCATACGACACGGTTCGTTATGTAGAAAAGAAAAAGCTTCCTTTCGCAAAAGCTCCTATGGATGACAGAAACCTTCCTGATGTTCACCTTGGCCTTTATGATGATGTAATTGTGTTTGATCATGTGGAAAAG AAAGCATATGTGATACACTGGGTCAGGTTGGAACAGTATAAAAACGTTGAGGAGGCCTATCATGGTGGAATGAATAGATTAGAAGCTTTAGTTTCAAGAGTGCATGATATACAAAC TCCTAGACTTGCTGCAGGTTCAATAAAATTACACACTAGCCTTTTTGGTCCCTCTTTGAGCAAGTCCACCATGACAAGTGAAGAATACCAAAATGCAGTAATAAAAGCTAAGGAGCATATCCTAGCAGGGGATATCTTCCAGATTGTCCTCAGCCAGCGATTTGAACGTCGAACTTTTGCAGATCCTTTTGAAGTGTATAGAGCATTAAGAATTGTCAATCCAAGTCCATACATGACATACTTACAA GCAAGAGGCTGTATCCTTGTTGCTTCAAGTCCTGAAATTCTTACTCGAGTTAAGAAG GGTGTAGTTACTAACCGACCTCTAGCTGGAACTATACGGAGAGGTAAGACATTACAGGAAGATTATATGCTGCAAAATCAGCTTTTGCATGACGAAAAACAGTGTGCAGAACACATTATGCTTGTTGACTTGGGAAGGAATGATGTTGGAAAG GTGTCAAAACCGGGCTCTGTCAAGGTTGAAAAACTGATGAACATTGAACGCTATTCCCATGTCATGCACATCAGTTCAACT GTTACTGGTGAGCTTCTACCTAATTTGACCAGTTGGGATGCTCTCCGTGCAGCATTGCCTGTTGGAACTGTCAGTGGAGCTCCTAAG GTGAAAGCTATGGAATTGATTGACGAACTAGAGGTGACGAGACGGGGGCCTTACAGTGGTGGTATAGGTGGCATTTCGTTCTCCGGAGATATGGATATTGCCTTAGCTTTGAGAACCATCGTGTTCCCAACCAACATGAGGTACGACACTATGTACTCGTACAAGGACAGCGAGAAGCGCCGCGATTGGGTCGCCCATCTCCAAGCGGGGGCTGGTATCGTTGCCGACAGTGATCCTGCTGATGAGCAGAGGGAGTGCGAAAACAAGGCCGCTGCTCTTGTTCGTGCCATCGATCTTGCAGAGTCATCATTCATCGAAAAGTAA